A stretch of DNA from Larus michahellis chromosome 19, bLarMic1.1, whole genome shotgun sequence:
CTTCTTACTCCCCAGGAACAGGTCGAGGAGCTGGAAGACAGGCTGAAGGAGCTGAAGAACGGGGTCCAGCTCCAGCAGCGCAAGAatcaggagctggaggagctgaggACCAGCCTCCACCGGGAGCTCTCCATCTACAAGTCCGTTTGCGGCTTGTCCCTGCAGCAcggaggggccggggaggggctggggggaggaggaggaggaggaggaggagaggctggtggCCACACAGCTATCAGACGCCATGGGCTTTTCGCCCCTGGGCACGTGGGCAGTGTGAGCAAGGGGTTTGGTGGGGCAGCATGGTGGGAACTCCAGACCCTTTGCCATCCAGCAAATAGGGATTTGCTGGCAAATCCTGCACACAAAGGAGTAGGGGTTGCTTTCCAAGAAGCAGGTGTCCCAACTTAAAACCACGTGCCCATTTCCTTAGGAAtatgtgggaaggagctgaggttTAGGTTTGGGAAACCCCATCACGGATGCTATTCAATGAGAACTATCTTCTGCTTATACCTCCCTACTGCTGCTTTCACTCGGGTCTTCTTTATTACACGGTATTTTTTAAAGCTCCAGAAAATGTCCTTAAGTTTGTGGACTATTTTAGTCACCAAACTCGCCACAGTTGTGTTACTCCAATCTCAGCTGTACACGCTCTTAACCGTTTTCTGCAGCTTCACTGTTactttattattcctttttccctttccttgctcGAACCTCCTCATCCACGCGCACCACGGGAGGATATTCCCCACCCCAAATAGTTTTCTTTTATCCAGGTAGGACTTTAGCAGGGTAAGCACAGGGGAAGAGACCTCTGTTTCAGCCTGTCGCGTCACCAGCCATTCCACAATATATCGAGAATAACCATATTTGCAATTCAGACCAGATGCCAACAGCCCCATGTCTTTGCTGCTTGGCGTCCTTCTAAATCACAGACCAACATTTAAGCGGGGGTGCAGCACTGCGAGCTCTTAACTCCCGGCAATCTACAGCTTGCCGTCCCTGGAAGCGATAGCGCTCAAGGCTTCTCGAGTAGCAGGACACCTCATTAAGTTTCACCTTTGCGCCAGGGACCTCGGGGTTAAGAACGGCTCCGAGCTGGCGTCTCCTGTAGCTCACACCAAAAATGACATTCCCTTCTGTTAGAGCCGGTTTGTTTGCCAAGGGCCAGGTCCGCACGCTCACAAGACCACGTACCGAGCCAGCTTAAGTGTTTCCTAATTACTTTTCTTCCATAACCTGAAAAGAACGTTTCTCAGAAATAGCATCTCTTCCCTGCTTTCTCCAGCCAGAGTACTCTATGTAAATATTCAGTTGCCTAAATTTACTTTCTACCCATACAGGGGCTGCTTAGAAATCTACGGCCACCTTTGCAAAtcggaagaaaaagcagaggaggagtgTTAGGGACGATGGACTTTTCCTCTTCGTAGCAAGAGGACAGAGGCACCTCCAGGGGACGTCGCTCTTGCTGCTGACCCTACCCGATGCACAGCAGCTGCCCGAAGCCAGGAACACCCAGTGTTTGCTTGTATTTCTCAAGGCGCTGCCGTCGGTCTTGTAGTAAAACTGCGTTTCCACAGGGGAGCAGAGAAAATAATACTTGCACTGAAAAATGGACATATACGAAGAATGTTTTGATGTATGTTTtgctgtgtttggaaaaaaagtatcttGTCTTGTCCCATAGGTGGATTGTGTAAGCCTGCACTGAAAGTATTGTTCTGGAAGCCAGTGTTAGGGGGTTTGATTTTCAAAGTTTACATGCAAGAGAAGCTTTATCCTTttaacaggattttcttttgtatttcaagGGTCTCTGCTGTATTGTGACATGCTCCACCGCGGGCCACAGAAACTAGCTGTTTGTGGATAATAGGTTTCCACTTTATATAAAGTCTCACACTGAAAATAAAGGTTGAAGTTTAAGGATCCTTTTAATTCTCAAAGCTGCGtctcaaagagaaaagaacaggTTTGTGTGTCAAACCAAGGTCCTTGGAAGGTATGCAACTATTCCGCAgactaacaaaaaataaaaatagttctgtgGCAAGGGCTAAAGGCAGACCCAAAATCCAGGCAGCAGCACGCTTCAGCTGGAAGGCACACTTCATTCTTGAAAATTTGGGGACATTAAGTCTTTATTGACTCATTTCACAAAGAAAGCATCCAGCTGTTACAAACGTAAGGAATATCTATACCAGCACCTAGTCTCATAGGACACAGATGCGCAGAGACTATGcccttgttttctctgttttctgaagaGTTTACCCTCGAGAAAACACttaatgcagaaggaaaaactCAGCACAAAAATCAGAGCTACACAGCATTTACGTAGAAAAAATTTATTCCATCTGAAGCACTTACACGCAATTAGTCATGAGGAGCATGGAGAGTAACAGGTTGCTGGTGGAACAGGACACCCTAGTGGAAGATGTGCAGGAACTAGTGGTCAAGGACTAACTCCTAAAAAAAGTAGTTCATCcacatttaatttgctttacaGACACCAGCTACCAACGCTGTTATAGTTACCGGGCATGCCATCTGTGGTACATCAGTTGGTAAAAACATACACCTTTACAACTTGGTGGCCCCAAGTTTAAAAACCatttcacagaaaggaaagaaatatatgtGAAAACACAGCTCAAGAAACACACAATAGAGCAAAAAACATGAAAGGTGAACAATGCTCTGCAGGAATAGCTAACGAATCCGAACCACTGTCACCCAGCAGAcgggagaagagaaaagggaaagggaggaaggaaggaaggaatgaaaaccCCAGAATTACCaatagagacaaaaaaaaaaaatatatagaaaggaatttaatttcaGTTCAAGTCAGAATCTGCAAGTCTGTTTTGTAtctgcagaggcagaaaaaatCCACAAGGTACAGATTAACTAAAGGAATCCCAAGACTTCTGAGTTGTACTGAAGAGGGTAAGACCTTCCACACTCCATTTCTGAACTGCCAGTGGATTAACACTTGTACCATCTCCAGTGGCTCCAGCATACTTTGGCAGCTCTACCAATTTTTTGCTTAAATTAGGCAAAAGCCTGCAGCTGTAGCAAGCtaaagacagaagaagaaaaaaacccaccaaaaccaagtTTGCTTTGTGTGATGAAGGCAGCTAAAATGAGACAGCCAGGCCTAAAGGCAAGAGGTTGCTGTAGGAAATCTAACGGAGGAGCTACAGCACGGTACCAGCGGAGTCAGGCTAAGCCCTTTTCTTCGGGAGAACTCACTGTCTGGGTTAAAAAGCCTGTTGATGGTATCTACAGAAGGATGGCTGAACAAAGCCTACGTGTGTCTCAAAACCAGTGTTAAGTCAATATCAGGGttgagagggaagagaaggaaaaagactaaAAACAGGGAAAGGTCATCATCTAGGATCCTTGACCTTCTGGATCCACGCTTCCTTCAGGGTCTTCATCATTATAAATGTTCTCCGCCTGCAAGACAGAGATGGAGGAACCGAAGAAGCACTTTGCCACCATATTGAACAGGATTCCACCTGCTAGAACACTTCAAAAAGTTGTGGCAGTTTTTCATCTGTAGATACGTATCACCCGTCCCTGATCCCTCAAGGCAATTTAACATTAAGAAAGCAACACAAACAACCTTATTCATAACAGCCACATCTCCAAAACATTGCATAAATACCCTGTAAGTTACTGCAGCTTATGGAAACCTGCCTCTTATAGTGGAGACCACTGCAAGACTTACTTCAATTAAAGGGCTATTTTATATACATTTGGTAGatcctctgctcagcagcagcgcCTTCCAAAAGAACTATATGGAAGGCTGCTAGGAACAGTGCCCCTGTGAACCGATTTCAAACAttggtttgaaataaaataaacaaaaattaggAGAATGGTCTTGTCAAAGGTTATTCAAACTACACAAGTTCGTCTTCCAAAACTTTCAACAGCTGGTAATTTAGGGTCAGCAAACTTCTATTCACCACCACTCCTCTCCATCTTCACAAGGACATTTATGTCATTTGCAAAGATTTCATTCTTTAAGACAATAACTAACAGAAACCTCAACTTCATCTTTGGTCCTCACACACACTTTTCATTCAAACATTGAAGGGAAAAATTTGCTTCTACACCagcgctttcttttttttttttttttaaattgtaagaaACACAAAACAGCTTCTGAGTATTTGTAAACCATTGTCTGGACCAAACCTAGAGTGGATTTCACTATCCCTTTGAGATTTAGGCAGTGCTACAAAGCAAGTCACGCCGAGAGctgcaaataaaagcagaaatgccgAAATCCAAGCAGCTGAACACCACCTCTTATCTGCCACTTCCTGCACCTTCCCAAACAACTTACCATTTGCCAGACTTGCATGATATTATCTTCTGATACAGAACAAATTACCCAGGGTTCATTGGGATTCCAGGAGAAATCAGATATCTTCGCAGTATGACCACCATGAATAAACTAGtattggggagaaaaaagggggaatgTTTTCAAATCTACATCACAAGATGAATAATAGATCAAAACAGTCAACGAGATTCCAAAGACTTACCAACAGCTCTGGGGGACCATCCTCAGCATCTTCAGGGGACTGCTCTTCTCcaattttgctgtaaaaaaagggaggaaaaatgagaaGGTGGGGAGTTCGTTTGCTTGCTTGAAGTGTGATGCAATTTATCAATAATATTTTGTCAGGACAATGTGACTAATTGGGGATTTACCTCAAGTCCCAGACATTTAGCCTGCGGTCAGTGCCACTGGAGGCCAATATAGTTTCATTATGGGGAGACCACTGAACCTGCAGACAAGGATGAATTTAGAAAGCAAGTTAGTTTTAAGAAGCTGTAACATGACAGACATTCACAACAAACACCACTCTACTTTGTATCCTGAAAGTTCTATGAAAATTCAAACTGATATTAACTTTAAACACGAATATGCCCAAATAACAGCATTCTAACACGGGAGGTTGGTTTGTGAATGTTCATACCCTAACAAGGCATTTGAGCACTAAAAAGGTACCACATATAACCTTTCCTCTAACAAAGACCAAGTGTTATGAAATGCAAAGCAGCTCTCGAGGGTATTAGCTGCTCCTTACCTTAATAAGGCTTGCACAAATATAAACTACAGATTCCTTAAGTAGTAGGTAACGGTTTACACATGAAAAGAAATCACTATAATTAAGCTTAACTGCCAAAAACCTCACATTTACTACTTCTGCTGAAGATAAATCTCACCAAAACATACCACTTAATAGGATCACAGGATTAGGAAAGAACACGTAATTCTGCATACTAACCTAACATTTCAAGATTCCATGTGTAATTTTATTTAGAAGTAACTACAGTCTTAAATAGTAATCCTTCTACAAAAAAATCtctacatatttttcttctgagtgGGACATGAGTTGGACATGGAAATATTGTATCTGCTAAGCACACGCTACCCGTGACGCGAACATTCTATATTTACACTAGCAAAATTAGCAATTGTTCATTGTCACAGGATGTTCCGGTGATCCCCTTTAATGGGTACCAGCTAAAGCCTTCCTACAGGACCAAGCTGAGAAGATGAAAACACTGCAGCCATTTCATTGTGCCTCCCTGCTTCAATCTGCTGCCAtgaataatttacatttactCTGTACTCCTTGCATTTCACCCTTCTGTTGTGGTTAAAGCTCTCAGCCATTTCCTCGTTACGTTCTGTCCCTGGCCTTCTGGACGCTCTTATCTGTACTGGAGCTCTACCCCACACAGAGCACTATACAGCTCCACAACGATAAGCCAGAGAATTATAAGCAGATGAGAGAAAGAATATATGAGTTTTTAAGTACGTTTAATAAAAACATAGTGcggaaaataatgtttttcattttttccagacaGCCAAGTAGAACTAAGTTTATGTGCATAAAAGACATTTTGCTATAcctgaaatatttcatctttatGTGATTCAAAGGAGTGCAACTTCAGTTTTAGGTTCCTCAAATCCCATAGAGCAACAGTCTAGGACAAGAAAccataaaaagattttttgttGAAGTAACCAATATATACATCCACACTTACACATCAGAAACTAAACAAGTATGTTCCAAGTTCATGGTAGACGTACCTTATCAGCTGATCCTGTAGCCAGGATAAACTCACTGTAGGGATTGAAAGACAGGCAGTTGACTTCAGCTGTGTGAGCGTCCACTGAATGACTAGGTTTGGAGGTGTTGTTTGACCGAGTATCCCAGCTGTAAGGGGAAAACATGGAATTGAAACACAGGTTTACATACCATTTTACTGAGGGACTAAGGAGCAGGTGGGAAAGCAAGAGGGACCGAAGCACTCAGTTTCTGAAGACATTACCCCACTTACATCATGAGCTTCTGATCATCAGCAACAGATCCAAAAAGCGATTCATGGAGCAGGTGCCAAGATACATCTTCCACTACTGCTGTATGGCCTGTGAAGATGGTCTTTGCATCCACCACTTTGCCTTCTTTTGGAACAGCGCTAATATCCCACAAGCaaatggtctttaaaaaaaaacaaaattttttttaaattgcatttttaggCAGACATACTCTTCACCTTCCCTACCTCCTCCCCctcaaaaacaaaacattttttaccTTTGCCAAGGGACACAAAGTGCAGATTGTACCCCAGCTATATTTAAAGTACTCACATGATCATCAGAAGCACTAAGCAAATGCCCACTCAAGTTCGGGTTCCATGACAGCCCGTAACCTTCCTTCTGGTGTCCACGAAGACGCAGATCAGGGTTACACTCTCCAGAAGGGTCTGTAAAAAGGCAGCGTAAGAACTCCAGTGCGTAGTATCATTTCCAGTACATCCTGGAATACCTGGCATTAAGGTTTACTGTGCTTCACTAAACTTTGCTTTGACATTTTCAACAGGATTCCTCTCTATCCTTTTGAGCATTTTCCCCGACTGAAGAACCACTTTATTAAAATAGAACACACTGAGAGAACACACAGCAGTTTGTCTTTTCTTAGTAAAAGCACATTGCAGATTTTTCCAAGGTGAAAACTCTTCCTAAACACTCTGCTGgtgtgatatttttctttctctcaatgTCTCCAACTGCACTTTGGAAGTGAGAAATGCACTTCTGTCCCCCCTCACAAGTGGCAGAACTAGTTACTCTATACGATCTTGATGAGTTTAATGGGTAAATGACTGTTAATATCCTTACAGGATATCAGGAAAACAGCTCAGCTACTCGACAAATCATATAGTTTCCAATCCACCACCCCAAGTACCACCACATACAGTGACATGAAAAAACATGCAgtaaacaacaaaaggaaaaaagcataccTTTCTATTGATACATATTGGATACATATGTTTAAGCTGCATACAAAATAACCTTTTACACTAAATACCCGCTTTCCATTTAAATCATAAATGATATGCAACCCACAAaactttttaacctttttttcactACATCAGCCTTTTCTTAAGGGAAGGCTTAGCTATCTCTGAAGCACAGATACAATGAAGAAGCAGACACCTGGTTTAGATGGGTGTTTGGTGTAATCAAAGACAAGGACGTCACTGGATGGAGTCTTCGTAGCGATGATACATGGGTTCTGTGGCATGTAACGTGCTCTGTTCACTTCTCCCTCGTGATTTATCTTGATTTCAATTTCAATTTTTCCACTAACTGACCCAAAGCCTCCAAACTCTGGAAATAAGAATTTAGTAGTCGTAAATAATAAGCTCGTTTCAGATCAAGACACAAAGACTCAATGACTGGTACTATCAAGCTCTCATTTTGAAGGAATAGTCACAAGAACAACCGTAAAACTGAAAGCATTCGGTTTTCAAGTCACATGTCGTTTTAAACGTCTGTATTCATAACATCAAAATATCAGGACTTTGGCTAAGTTAAAGACCAGTTCTTCCTGAAAATTTTTTACTATTTCAAATTTAATAACACAAGCTGCAGATTTATCATACCTAAAACTCTTCTCTGTAATGAAGATGTGTTGTACATTTGAAACAGATGTGCTGCAACTGCACTCTCAAATATAACAAAATTCAGCATTGCAGAATAGACAAAGTTCCGGCAAAAAACCCTGTTGCACCACATTTAAGATACAGGACTGTAATTAATTATAAAGATAGGTAGCTTTAGCAAGTTAAGTCACAGTAACTTAGCATTTCACAAAATTGCACAGCATCGTTCTGGCAAAAAGAGGcaggttttcatttgttttgtttttaaattggagTAGTATGTTTTTGAGAAATACTGAAATGGAATAGAAACAAAGTATTTATTAGACTACATTGTGTTCATAAATAACTCTCAGAAGCCCAAAGATCAAATGCACAATCCAGGCTTCCAGCAAAAAGAAGAGCAAACATTGGATCATTAAGGACTTTCACCAGTAGAAAGACCGATTCAACcaagtgaaaatgagaaatgtctAACTTCTAACAATGCTGACAGCCAACTGAGATTAGAGAAAGCACTGAATTCAAGTCTGATATATCAAACAAAATACAATAATCTTTTTATCCAAGAGGGGCTGGCACAACTATCAGGCAGCAGAATTCAGACAAGAGAAGAACATTTGAAATGTTACActcctctgaaataaaatattcttttacatGACTGATTTTCTCACTGGAAGAGTTTATGTAATGCAAAAGTGATAATAAAAATACCACTAAGCAGTACTCCATGAAATTCAATGTGAATTCCTGATGAGAAATAGGGAAGGGTGTGGTTTTTCCCACGCACACCTACTTTTGAAATAAGCCTGCcaccttctttttttcatcactATATTATTAAGACATTACATACAttcaaaaaatatgtatttgtctACTGTTAAGTAAGGGCACCACTTAGAAATACATTGATTAGTTTAGAAGTAACATCTGAACTTTGCTGCCTGAACTTTAAGGAAAGACAAATATTCTAttgagaagggaaggaaaaaatggttAAAACACCTTTGGTCCCTTACCTCCTTTCTCACTATCATAGTGTGAAGCATCAAACTGGGCATCGTCGTTAGGCAACTGCACACTAGCTATCACAAGATGATTTTGTTCGTCTGAAGTATGGGTCCCCAGGACTAACCGGTGAATACTGAAATCTTTGCCTTCAGGTCTGCAAGGGCAGAGAGTTACATGAGAAACAAAAGAAGGGGGTTACACTAATACTGAGCtgattacaatattttttttatgacagGTTCTAACACTAATAGCACTCTTTTAAAGTTATCATCGCTCTCCTGCTCCAACACCAAACTCGCTTCCTTCAGAGGAAATCATTAATCATAATTCAAGATCTCAACCTAAAATTCTTGCAGCACAACACTGACAGACCACCATTCCTGTGCCTTCCTTTAAGAGGCCTCAGCAGTTCCTTCCAAGCACAACTCTGAGAGGCATCAACATTCACTGCAAGCAGAACATTGTTTTGGAAGCTTAGGACAAAATGGTGGTTACAGAGAAGTCATATCTAGTTCTATTTTTGACTAAGTTTTTTTGCTCATTAAAGGGAGGGTgaagctggagaaagaaaaacatggaaatcaAATGTGCAAAAATATCTTCTCAGTAATATAAGCCATTTCCCAAATTAAAAGCATCTGTACTGATTATCTCTCTAGTGTTCCTAGTCCTCAACTTGCTGTTGGCAAGGCAAGGGTACAAAAAGCATTTAAGACAGAAAGGAATCACATATTGCCTTACTTTAACAAAAAGTCATCCTAGATTTACTatttattctgctttaaaaaagaagaaaaagcaaaagaatcagTTTACCTTGTTACATCAGGAAGCCACTGAGCAGTCAAGCTGGGCCATTCCAGAGCATGGGTCATTACCAAATCATATAAGAAGGGAGTAttctttttccatattttatacTCTTCATTGATCACACGTTCTTCCACTGCATCATCAAAGgctgctatattttttttaaaaaaacgcaTATGATTAGCCTTTCTGAATATACTTACAACTT
This window harbors:
- the RBBP4 gene encoding histone-binding protein RBBP4 is translated as MADKEAAFDDAVEERVINEEYKIWKKNTPFLYDLVMTHALEWPSLTAQWLPDVTRPEGKDFSIHRLVLGTHTSDEQNHLVIASVQLPNDDAQFDASHYDSEKGEFGGFGSVSGKIEIEIKINHEGEVNRARYMPQNPCIIATKTPSSDVLVFDYTKHPSKPDPSGECNPDLRLRGHQKEGYGLSWNPNLSGHLLSASDDHTICLWDISAVPKEGKVVDAKTIFTGHTAVVEDVSWHLLHESLFGSVADDQKLMIWDTRSNNTSKPSHSVDAHTAEVNCLSFNPYSEFILATGSADKTVALWDLRNLKLKLHSFESHKDEIFQVQWSPHNETILASSGTDRRLNVWDLSKIGEEQSPEDAEDGPPELLFIHGGHTAKISDFSWNPNEPWVICSVSEDNIMQVWQMAENIYNDEDPEGSVDPEGQGS